A single window of Hyla sarda isolate aHylSar1 chromosome 2, aHylSar1.hap1, whole genome shotgun sequence DNA harbors:
- the LOC130358508 gene encoding uncharacterized protein LOC130358508, translating to MQNPENSTLTVNPQCSYKEEDTFPRSRSRCTTLSRASSQTNLTSVSADASRFKRHSSRHSSTTSLSSASAIATKARAKAEAACAMASYAKQEAELMKEQAEVQASLHLLQQQKNAAAALAEAEVLTRAAEAQFADIETQMSPLSASQRTREYIQSQATMYTDQQFNYAPRPSISNFDTMQHCKTELEPQGRKSSGCMLRDQSANLTRVQTDADVLPPQANTSLDYSRKTYNRGEQSRLSQVPHQPYQPQPYPEFTPRKYSPDAARATEVARFLMRREIVSAGLMKFDDRPENYWAWKSSFLSGTQDLDLTDREKLDLLVKWLGTESTEQAQRIRSVHVHDAAAGLAMVWRRLEHCYGSPEVIEDALLKRIENYPRMTNKDNQKLRGFGDLLLEIEAAKSSGYLPGLSYLDTARGVDPIIEKLPFNLQERWVTQASRYKKDHRVAFPPFAFLAEFIVDQAETRNDPSFAFLNKRTASSPKVEQKHPTPYKERRATVSVRKTEVSPESAVNQEDNTSKKVEEPDKICLIHNKPHPLRKCRSFRSKTLEERKAYLKDNHICFRCCASIQHLAKDCTKTIKCTECNSDKHLSALHPGPPPWKQEVPATQEDHGGEQGESTTPAVTSKCTEICTEQGRPRSCSKICLVKVYPAGFREKAIKMYTVLDEQSNRSLAKTEFFDLFGDKGSPTPYTLKTCSGVVETTGRRANNYIIESLDGKTKVTLPTLIECDEIPDDRSEIPTPEVARHHPHLVRIADQIPALDPDAAIILLLGRDILRLHKVREQYNGPHNAPFAQRLDLGWVIVGEVCLDGLHKPEKVNVYRTHLLQNGRTSCLCPCTNSLHIKERLVNPTHHRSIQRCMEDLASTGDTDELGCKVFERTRDDDKLAPSVEDTLFLEIMDREVFRDKSGSWVAPLPFRSPRHRLPDNKVQAEKRFTSLQHMLQRKPNMKKHFQAFMQKIFDNDQAERAPPLQENQEHWYLPIFGVYHPQKPGQIRVVFDSSAKHQGISLNDVLLSGPDLNNTLLGVLIRFRKELVAVTADVQQMFYCFLVREDHRDYLRFLWYADNDFNKEITEYRMKVHVFGNSPSPAVAIYNLRRAAQQGERHGQEATQFVMKNFYVDDGLASFSSNEEAINVLKSTREMLAESNIRLNKVASNSNRVMEAFPMEDRAKDLKDLDLGTESPPLQRSLGISWDLKTDSFTFRVSREEKPFTKRGVLSTVNSLYDPLGFVAPIIMQGKALLRQITTEQEQSDWDIPLPEEKEMQWKLWKDSLLELEQLNIPRPYVSVSLSATKRREICIFSDASTMAIASVAYLRVIDTEGQSHVGFLMGKSKLAPRPSHTVPRLELCAAVLAVEMADMITTELDIEIHTINFYTDSKIVLGYIHNASRRFYTYVANRVTRIRKSTSPEQWHHISTDKNPADHGTRLVPAAALKQTNWFVGPSFLRKPETKETTQVETFQLIEPDQDKEVRPQVTVCRTIVTRDSLGAHRFERFSSWKSLTRAIGKLKVMIIRCIQQEVFKEEIQGLLKTEEISQHNSLKDLYTKQRKQVQSLADIFWKRWRQEYLVIFQPRKKWQDDKPNLQVGDFVLLKDSQAHRNEWPIGLIVGTDPSSDARVRKVEVRIVRQGIPKVYARPISEVVLLLSKG from the coding sequence atgcagaacccagagaacagcactctgacagttaaccctcaatgctcctataaagaggaagacaccttcccaagaagtagatctaggtgcacaacattgtctagagcgtccagtcaaacaaatctaacttcggttagcgccgatgcatcaagatttaaacgccatagttctagacactcaagcaccaccagcctgtcatccgctagcgccatagcaactaaggcaagagcgaaagcagaggcagcttgtgcaatggcgtcctatgcaaagcaggaagctgaattgatgaaagaacaagctgaagtgcaagcatctttacacttactgcaacagcagaaaaacgctgcagcagccttagccgaggcagaagttctcacaagggctgccgaagctcagttcgctgacatagaaacccagatgtcacccctcagcgcaagccaacgtacccgtgagtacatacagtcacaagcAACCATGTACACTGACCAGCAGTTCAATTATGCACCAAGACCATCAATAAGCAACTTTGATACTATGCAACACTGCAAGACTGAATTAGAACCTCAGGGTAGGAAGTCAAGTGGTTGCATGCTCAGAGACCAATCTGCCAACCTGACAAGAGTGCAAACGGATGCTGATGTACTCCCTCCTCAAGCAAATACAAGTCTGGATTATAGCAGAAAGACTTACAACAGAGGAGAACAAAGCAGACTTAGTCAAGTACCTCATCAGCCTTACCAGCCGCAGCCATACCCTGAGTTTACACCCAGGAAGTATTCACCAGATGCAGCAAGAGCTACAGAGGTAGCAAGATTCCTGATGCGCCGTGAGATAGTGAGCGCTGGTCTCATGAAATTCGATGACCGTCCAGAAAACTACTGGGCCTGGAAGTCATCTTTCCTAAGCGGTACCCAAGACTtagatctgacagacagagaaaagcttgatctgctcgtcaaatggctaggaacagagtccactgagcaagcccaaagaatcagatcagtacatgttcatgacgcagcagcaggacttgcaatggtgtggaggagactagaacactgctatgggtcacctgaagtgattgaagatgctcttctgaagaggatagaaaactatccaagaatgacaaacaaagacaatcaaaagctgagagggtttggggacctactcttagaaatagaagccgctaagtctagtggatatctgccaggtctctcatacttagatacagcacgtggagttgatcccataatcgagaaacttcctttcaacttgcaagaaaggtgggtcactcaagcatcaagatacaagaaagatcatcgagtcgcatttccaccatttgccttccttgctgaattcatcgtagaccaagctgaaacacgcaatgatccaagctttgctttcctgaacaagagaactgcaagctccccaaaggtagagcaaaaacatccaacgccttacaaagaacgcagagcaacagtttctgtacggaagacagaagtctcgcctgagtctgcagtcaatcaggaagacaacacaagtaagaaagttgaggagccagacaaaatatgtcttatccacaacaagcctcatccactaagaaaatgtcgcagtttcagaagtaagacattagaagagcgcaaagcttaccttaaagacaatcacatttgtttcagatgttgcgcttcaattcagcatcttgcaaaagactgtacaaaaacaataaaatgcacagagtgcaacagtgacaaacacctgtcagcactgcacccaggaccaccaccatggaaacaagaagttccagcaactcaagaagatcatggtggggagcaaggcgagagtacaacgccagcagtaacctcaaagtgtactgagatctgtacagagcagggccgccccagatcatgttccaagatatgcttagtcaaggtgtatcctgcaggcttcagagaaaaagcaatcaagatgtacacagtcttggatgaacagagtaacagatctctggcaaaaacagagttctttgacctcttcggtgacaaaggaagtccaactccatacaccctgaagacttgttctggagttgtagagacaacagggagaagagcaaacaactacatcattgagtcattagatggaaagacaaaggtgactcttcctaccctcatagaatgtgatgagataccagacgacaggtcagagatccccacacctgaagttgctcgtcatcacccccatctggtgcgaatagcagaccagataccagcactagatccagatgctgcaatcatccttctacttgggagagatatcctcagactgcacaaagtcagagaacagtacaatgggccacacaatgcaccatttgcacaacgccttgatctcggatgggtcatcgttggagaagtatgtctagacggactccacaaaccagaaaaggtaaatgtctacagaacacatctgttacagaatggtcgtacatcttgtctttgcccatgtaccaacagtctacacattaaagagagacttgtaaacccaacacatcatcggagtatccagaggtgcatggaagacttagcctcaactggagatacagatgaactgggctgtaaggtgtttgaaagaacACGAGATGACGACAAGCTAGCACCCTCGGTGGAAGATACTCTCTTCCTTGAGATTATGGACAGGGAAGTCTTCAGAGACAAATCAGGCAGCTGGGTAGCCCCTCTACCCTTCCGGTCACCACGCCATCGCCTTCCTGACAACAAGGTACAAGCAGAGAAACGCTTCACCTCGTTGCAGCACATGCTacaaagaaagccaaatatgaagaaacacttccaagccttcatgcagaagatctttgataacgatcaagctgaaagggcaccaccactacaagagaaccAAGAACACTGGTACTTACCAATATTTGGGGTGTACCATCCTCAGAAACCAGGCCAGATACGCGTAGTATTTGACTCTAGTGCGAAACACCAAGGCATCTCACtaaatgatgtccttctcagcggacctgacctgaacaacacactccttggagtactcatcaggttcagaaaagaactcgtagcagtgacagcagacgtacaacagatgttctactgtttccttgttcgtgaagatcacagagactacttaaggttcctgtggtatgcagacaatgactttaacaaagaaatcacagagtacaggatgaaggtacatgtgtttggaaacagtccttctccagctgtagctatctacaacctgagacgagcagcacagcaaggtgaaagacatggtcaagaagccacacagttcgtcatgaagaacttctacgtagatgatggacttgcttctttctccagcaacgaagaagctatcaacgtcctgaaaagtacaagagaaatgttggcagaatccaacataagactgaacaaggtagcttccaacagcaacagagtcatggaagcatttccaatggaagaccgtgctaaagacctcaaagacttggatctaggaacagaatcaccacccttgcaaagaagtcttgggattagttgggacctgaagactgacagtttcaccttcagggtctccagagaagagaagccattcacaaaaagaggtgtcctatctacagtcaacagtctttacgaccccctggggttcgtagcacccatcatcatgcaaggcaaagctcttttgagacagatcactactgagcaagaacaaagtgactgggacatacctctacctgaagagaaggaaatgcagtggaagttgtggaaagactcattgttagagcttgaacaactcaacatccctagaccatacgtatctgtttccttgtctgctacaaagagaagagaaatatgcatattctctgacgcctccactatggctatcgcatctgtcgcctaccttagggtaatagacactgagggacaaagccatgtcgggttcctcatgggaaaatctaagctggctcccagaccgtctcacactgtcccacgtctagaactttgtgctgctgtcttagctgtagagatggcagacatgattacaacagaactggacatcgagatccatacaattaacttttatacagacagcaagattgtgttaggatatattcacaatgcttcaagaagattttatacatacgtggccaacagagtgacacgtatcagaaagtctacaagtccagaacagtggcatcacatcagcacagacaagaacccagctgatcatgggacgagactagtgccagccgctgcgctcaagcaaactaactggttcgtaggtccatcctttcttcgtaaaccagaaaccaaagaaactactcaggtagagacctttcagctcatagaaccagatcaagacaaagagGTAAGACCTCAAGTGACAGTTTGTAGGACTATAGTTACAAGAGACAGTCTGGGCGCTCATAGATTTGAAAGGTTTTCCAGCTGGAAGTCGCTGACCCGTGCAATCGGAAAACTTAAGGTCATGATCATCAGATGCATCCAGCAGGaagtctttaaagaagaaatccaaggcCTTCTGAAAACGGAAGAGATTTCTCAACACAATTCGCTCAAGGACTTGTACACCAAGCAAAGGAAACAAGTTCAAAGTCTTGCGGACATTTTCTGGAAGAGGTGGAGACAGGAATACCTGGTGATATTCCAGCCACGCAAAAAATGGCAAGATGACAAGCCCAATTTACAAGTTGGAGACTTTGTCCTACTGAAAGACTCTCAGGCCCACAGGAACGAGTGgcctattggactcattgtggggactgatcctagtagtgatgctagagttagaaaggttgaagttaggattgttagacagggcattcccaaagtgtatgcaaggccaatttctgaagtagttttacttctgtccaagggttag